A genomic region of Gemmata massiliana contains the following coding sequences:
- the typA gene encoding translational GTPase TypA has protein sequence MKRNDIRNVAVIAHVDHGKTTLVDQMLRQSGQFRSEELDKLVGGQHGLIMDSNDQERERGITILAKNCGIRIGDVKVNLIDTPGHADFGGEVERILKMADGAFVLVDAAEGPLPQTRFVLKKAFAAGLRPIVIINKIDRPDARIADVHALMFDLFIELGADDETAVFPIIYASGRAGIATTDLEVEPKDLSPLFDAILEKVPSPDVDESAPLQMQVMALQYSEFVGKIAIGKIFAGKIRKNQKVSVVKQKDGTVFPDTVVQVLEFDRLAKREVEELKAGDVCAIVGIDDADIGDTICEFDKPHALPPLTIDEPTLDMVFRVNDSPFAGQDGKPLTSRELRDRLQKELQHNVALRVKPGARESEFIVSGRGLLHLGVLLETIRREGGEVAVGKPQVIVKEIDGQKQEPYEHLVVEVPAEHQNTVMRLVLERQGEFQRMESHRGSTQVEFHIPARSLIGLRTRMLTGTQGTAIMHHNFLDYRPVRGAQAGRPTGVFISKDTGKVTAYSAEDLSGNLFVAPQDAVYEGQIVGEHGRDNDMVVNVTRPKPLTNMRASGSDKAAVLKPPTVFSMEMALEFIEDDELVEITPAAVRMRKLYLKEGDRKRQSRG, from the coding sequence ATGAAGCGGAATGACATTCGGAACGTCGCAGTAATCGCGCACGTTGACCACGGCAAAACGACCCTCGTCGACCAGATGCTCCGGCAGTCCGGTCAGTTCCGTAGCGAGGAACTGGACAAACTGGTGGGGGGCCAGCACGGCCTCATCATGGACTCCAACGACCAGGAGCGCGAGCGCGGGATCACGATCCTGGCCAAAAACTGCGGCATCCGGATCGGCGACGTGAAGGTCAACCTGATCGACACGCCGGGCCACGCCGACTTCGGCGGCGAGGTCGAGCGCATCCTGAAGATGGCCGACGGCGCGTTCGTGCTCGTGGACGCGGCCGAAGGGCCGCTCCCGCAAACGCGGTTCGTGCTCAAGAAGGCGTTCGCCGCCGGGCTGCGCCCGATCGTCATCATCAACAAGATCGACCGCCCGGACGCGCGCATCGCGGACGTCCACGCGCTTATGTTCGACCTGTTCATCGAGCTCGGGGCCGACGACGAGACCGCCGTGTTCCCGATCATCTACGCGAGCGGCCGCGCCGGTATCGCCACCACCGACCTGGAAGTCGAGCCGAAGGACCTCAGCCCGCTGTTCGACGCGATCCTGGAAAAGGTGCCCTCCCCCGACGTGGACGAGAGCGCCCCGCTCCAGATGCAGGTGATGGCGCTCCAGTACAGCGAGTTCGTCGGCAAGATCGCCATCGGGAAGATCTTCGCCGGGAAGATCCGCAAGAACCAGAAGGTGTCCGTCGTCAAGCAGAAGGACGGCACCGTGTTCCCGGACACCGTGGTGCAGGTTCTCGAGTTCGACCGGCTCGCGAAGCGGGAAGTCGAAGAGCTCAAGGCCGGCGACGTGTGCGCGATCGTGGGCATCGACGACGCGGACATCGGCGACACGATCTGCGAGTTCGACAAGCCGCACGCGCTGCCGCCGCTGACCATCGACGAGCCGACGCTCGACATGGTGTTCCGGGTGAACGACTCGCCGTTCGCGGGCCAGGACGGGAAGCCGCTGACGAGCCGCGAGTTGCGCGACCGGCTCCAAAAGGAGCTGCAGCACAACGTCGCCCTGCGCGTCAAGCCGGGCGCCCGCGAGAGCGAGTTCATCGTCAGCGGGCGCGGGCTGTTGCACCTCGGGGTGCTGCTCGAGACGATCCGCCGCGAGGGCGGCGAGGTCGCGGTCGGCAAGCCCCAGGTGATCGTGAAGGAGATCGACGGCCAGAAGCAGGAGCCCTACGAGCACCTCGTGGTCGAGGTGCCGGCGGAGCACCAGAACACGGTGATGCGGTTGGTCCTGGAGCGGCAGGGCGAGTTCCAGCGGATGGAGAGCCACCGCGGGAGCACGCAGGTCGAGTTCCACATCCCGGCCCGGTCGCTGATCGGGCTGCGCACGCGGATGCTGACGGGCACCCAGGGCACCGCGATCATGCACCACAACTTCCTCGACTACCGGCCGGTGCGCGGCGCGCAGGCCGGGCGCCCCACCGGCGTGTTCATCTCGAAGGACACCGGGAAGGTGACCGCGTACTCGGCCGAAGACCTTTCGGGCAACCTGTTCGTCGCCCCCCAGGACGCCGTGTACGAAGGTCAGATCGTCGGCGAACACGGCCGCGACAACGACATGGTGGTGAACGTGACCCGGCCGAAACCGCTGACCAACATGCGGGCGTCCGGTAGCGACAAGGCCGCCGTGCTGAAGCCGCCGACCGTGTTCTCGATGGAAATGGCGCTGGAGTTCATCGAGGACGACGAACTGGTCGAAATCACGCCGGCCGCGGTGCGGATGCGGAAGCTGTACCTGAAGGAAGGTGACCGCAAGCGGCAATCCCGGGGCTAG
- a CDS encoding HU family DNA-binding protein → MTKKEIVKTICDRANHEKLIPKHSLTQLATKEIVQWTFEAIIATLVQEGRIELRNFGVFEVKQRRPRKARNPRTGDPVNVEAKNVVTFQPGKMMEEQVKKSTKIAEVKKKKPRKSKADKAARNAEPKTAPAPIAPEPSANGNGTVLTETASVPAVVSAAVKSVAEPVTSDAT, encoded by the coding sequence GTGACCAAGAAAGAAATCGTCAAGACGATCTGCGACCGGGCTAACCACGAAAAGCTCATTCCGAAGCACAGCCTCACGCAGCTCGCCACAAAGGAAATCGTGCAATGGACCTTCGAGGCGATTATCGCCACGCTGGTCCAGGAGGGGCGCATTGAACTGCGCAACTTCGGAGTATTTGAAGTCAAGCAGCGCAGGCCGCGCAAAGCGCGCAACCCGCGCACGGGTGACCCCGTCAACGTCGAGGCGAAGAACGTGGTAACGTTCCAGCCCGGCAAAATGATGGAAGAACAGGTCAAGAAGTCCACGAAGATCGCGGAAGTGAAGAAGAAGAAGCCGCGCAAATCGAAGGCGGACAAGGCCGCGAGGAACGCGGAGCCGAAGACGGCTCCCGCACCGATCGCCCCGGAACCCTCGGCTAACGGTAACGGTACGGTCCTGACGGAAACCGCGAGCGTACCCGCAGTCGTCAGTGCGGCCGTGAAGTCCGTGGCCGAACCGGTTACTTCGGACGCGACCTGA
- a CDS encoding VOC family protein: protein MGPAKTIATAHLRVARPTDQLGAVVQFYRDGLGFEVISEFRDHDGFDGIMLGHREAAYHLEFTHKRGHSVGKAPTDDNLLVFYLPDRDEWLRAIARLRAAGHEPVESFNPYWDKSGKTFADPDGYRVVLQHAAWPSS, encoded by the coding sequence ATGGGTCCGGCCAAAACAATCGCGACTGCCCACTTACGAGTCGCGCGCCCGACCGACCAACTGGGAGCGGTCGTTCAATTCTACCGGGACGGGTTGGGGTTCGAGGTGATCAGCGAGTTTCGCGATCACGACGGCTTTGATGGGATCATGTTGGGGCACAGGGAAGCGGCGTATCACTTGGAATTCACGCACAAGCGTGGGCACTCAGTTGGTAAAGCCCCGACCGACGACAATTTGCTCGTCTTCTATTTGCCCGACCGGGACGAGTGGCTCCGCGCGATTGCCCGGTTGCGAGCCGCCGGGCACGAACCGGTCGAGTCGTTCAATCCCTACTGGGACAAATCGGGCAAGACGTTTGCCGACCCGGACGGCTACCGCGTCGTCCTCCAGCACGCGGCCTGGCCGAGTTCGTAG
- a CDS encoding J domain-containing protein yields the protein MERQSHDQLCSWLGLPPGAWPPDHYTLLGLERGAGDFADIESRVLDRMELLRRYQLLHPDPVTAGMNRLAQALVCLTDPTARAAYDRGLGIAIAPFEVVDDEPPSGEFGAVRSAEIVPVEVAFESGLGPPGEDSSAAYKVADPTPVPYEVVPEELIAEELPEPDNVPGAVPALPLPAIPVARINQLKPRTVYRRLAALRRALRAWDGLRPVMGNPTEALATPISVLLFIRAVASARDALPRVAFVLNEPGAPGALVTALVSSSHTAHTVRTLLPSQRQSVALDWRRGYDVLRREHDQLRALALGRRARRRANSGANFLLAFRRTPELALVALALAALFVSLIRRNS from the coding sequence TTGGAACGTCAGTCCCACGATCAACTGTGTTCCTGGCTCGGACTGCCGCCCGGCGCGTGGCCACCGGACCACTACACCCTACTCGGACTCGAGCGCGGAGCGGGAGATTTTGCCGACATCGAGTCCCGCGTGCTCGATCGCATGGAGTTGCTCCGGCGGTATCAGCTCCTTCACCCCGATCCCGTTACGGCCGGGATGAACCGGCTCGCACAAGCGCTCGTGTGCCTCACCGATCCGACCGCGCGCGCCGCATACGATCGCGGGTTGGGTATCGCCATTGCGCCGTTCGAGGTGGTCGATGATGAACCGCCGAGTGGCGAGTTCGGTGCCGTGCGCTCTGCGGAAATCGTTCCGGTCGAGGTAGCATTCGAGTCGGGACTGGGACCGCCCGGCGAAGACTCGAGCGCGGCCTACAAAGTAGCCGATCCGACCCCGGTGCCTTACGAGGTTGTGCCGGAAGAGCTGATTGCGGAGGAGCTACCGGAGCCGGACAACGTGCCCGGCGCGGTGCCGGCACTACCTCTGCCCGCGATTCCCGTTGCGCGCATCAATCAGCTCAAACCGCGCACTGTTTATCGACGACTTGCCGCACTGCGCCGAGCGCTCCGAGCGTGGGACGGGCTGCGCCCGGTGATGGGGAACCCGACCGAAGCGCTCGCGACGCCGATCTCGGTGCTTCTGTTTATTCGGGCCGTTGCGAGCGCCCGGGACGCTCTTCCGCGTGTCGCTTTTGTGCTCAACGAGCCGGGCGCTCCGGGTGCGCTGGTTACCGCGCTCGTCTCTTCATCACACACCGCACACACAGTGCGCACACTGCTTCCTTCTCAGAGGCAATCGGTCGCGCTCGACTGGCGCCGCGGGTATGATGTGCTGCGGCGCGAGCACGACCAACTCCGCGCCCTCGCGCTCGGGCGCCGCGCCCGTCGGCGCGCGAATTCGGGCGCTAATTTTCTGCTCGCGTTTCGGCGCACTCCGGAACTGGCGCTCGTGGCGCTCGCGCTCGCGGCCCTCTTCGTAAGTCTAATTCGTCGCAACTCCTGA